One segment of Pleomorphomonas sp. PLEO DNA contains the following:
- a CDS encoding glycosyltransferase family 4 protein, protein MTRITVVTDAWHPQVNGVVRSIERTNAELIAMGAEVTMVTPDLFRTLPLPSYPEIRVAISTYRRVAREIERGQPAYVHIATEGPLGLKARKWCRRHGMPYTTSYHTRFPEYVAARLPVPQSWLYAFVRRFHNGGAGCMVATDTLAAELTARGFRNLMRWGRGIDADLFRPRPDEEGLFDLPRPIFINVGRLAVEKNLEAFLALDLPGSKVVVGDGPQRASLERRYPDVHFAGVMIGEELARAYASADVFVFPSRTDTFGNVVLEALASGLPVAAYPVMGPLDILGDSDAGILDEDLRAACLGALVIDPAAARELALSFTWRRSAMQFLDNIRLANGETLDEPPVLVPVTV, encoded by the coding sequence ATGACCCGCATCACCGTCGTCACCGACGCCTGGCATCCGCAAGTCAATGGCGTGGTCCGGTCGATCGAGCGCACCAATGCCGAGCTGATCGCCATGGGCGCCGAGGTCACCATGGTGACGCCCGACCTGTTCCGGACGCTGCCGCTGCCGAGTTATCCCGAAATTCGCGTCGCCATTTCGACCTACCGGCGGGTGGCTCGCGAGATCGAGCGCGGCCAGCCGGCCTATGTTCATATCGCGACGGAAGGGCCGCTTGGTCTCAAGGCCCGGAAGTGGTGCCGCCGCCACGGCATGCCCTATACGACCAGCTACCACACCCGCTTTCCCGAATATGTGGCGGCCCGGCTGCCGGTGCCCCAATCCTGGCTCTACGCCTTCGTTCGTCGCTTTCACAACGGTGGCGCTGGCTGCATGGTGGCCACCGATACGCTGGCAGCGGAACTGACGGCCCGCGGCTTCCGCAACCTGATGCGCTGGGGACGCGGCATCGACGCCGACCTGTTCCGGCCGCGACCGGACGAAGAGGGCCTGTTCGACCTGCCGCGTCCGATCTTCATCAACGTGGGACGCCTTGCCGTCGAAAAGAACCTCGAGGCCTTTCTGGCACTCGACCTGCCCGGATCCAAGGTGGTTGTCGGCGACGGTCCGCAGCGGGCAAGTCTCGAAAGACGCTATCCCGACGTCCACTTCGCCGGCGTGATGATCGGCGAGGAGCTCGCTCGCGCCTATGCCTCGGCCGACGTGTTCGTGTTTCCCTCGCGCACCGACACCTTCGGCAACGTGGTTCTGGAGGCGCTGGCTTCCGGCTTGCCAGTCGCCGCCTATCCGGTGATGGGACCGCTCGACATCCTCGGCGACAGCGACGCCGGCATTCTGGACGAAGATCTCCGGGCTGCCTGTCTTGGAGCTCTGGTCATCGACCCGGCAGCTGCGCGCGAGCTGGCGCTTTCGTTCACTTGGCGGCGGTCGGCGATGCAGTTCCTCGACAACATCCGTCTCGCCAACGGTGAGACGCTGGATGAGCCTCCTGTGCTCGTGCCAGTGACGGTCTGA
- a CDS encoding MFS transporter: MAIGLANFPYFRRRPLCRLNQIKLQLERQPVTGKRFRSASRNHRRESFISSLFRVASLTRMIGRFAPAYLMSAFYAIAFFVNGVLTPFFPVLLQVKGLSGEQIAFVLATPQVMRMFTMPVVSGLSDRARDRRFVMAGLIGLTLGFSMLFGIAKGDLAVMAVGSILLVLSYCVGPLADAFAMIMDRHGLGEYGKMRLWGSASFILGNIVGGYAMEHSGSTAVYFLVLFGFAIAMSSTVAIPPAPPTTTHASAAALTVLRKPAFLAVLLGHAVNQAGHAALYSFGTILWRANGFSDFTIGIFWAVGVIAEIILFSQAGRMFRVVSPLKLMAGGAVIGCLRWLLFSLDLPLLPTLMLQMMHAGSFALAHIGLMRFLREVVPTERAASAQGTFVIFNGLAMALGTALAGRLVPTLGSDTYVVMSVFPILGLIILTAAGGGARRLPAHDATTTVTPA, translated from the coding sequence GTGGCGATAGGGCTCGCGAATTTTCCATATTTTCGCCGCAGACCCCTTTGTAGACTAAACCAGATAAAGCTACAGCTAGAGCGCCAGCCTGTAACAGGCAAGCGATTCAGATCAGCGAGCCGCAATCATCGGCGCGAATCCTTCATAAGCAGTTTATTCCGAGTTGCTTCGTTGACAAGAATGATCGGGCGCTTTGCCCCCGCCTATTTGATGAGCGCCTTCTACGCCATCGCTTTTTTCGTCAACGGGGTGCTGACTCCGTTCTTTCCTGTCCTGTTGCAGGTCAAAGGGCTCAGCGGCGAACAGATCGCCTTTGTGCTGGCGACGCCGCAGGTCATGCGCATGTTTACCATGCCGGTGGTCAGCGGGCTGTCGGATCGGGCGCGCGACCGACGCTTCGTGATGGCCGGCCTGATCGGCCTGACGCTCGGCTTTTCCATGCTCTTCGGCATTGCGAAGGGCGATCTCGCCGTGATGGCCGTGGGCTCCATCCTTCTGGTGCTGTCCTACTGCGTCGGTCCGCTGGCCGACGCCTTCGCCATGATCATGGATCGCCACGGGCTCGGTGAGTACGGCAAGATGCGGCTGTGGGGCTCGGCATCCTTCATCCTCGGCAATATCGTCGGTGGCTATGCCATGGAGCACTCGGGGTCGACGGCGGTCTATTTCCTGGTGCTGTTCGGCTTTGCCATTGCCATGTCGTCAACGGTTGCCATCCCGCCGGCACCACCGACCACCACACACGCTTCCGCGGCGGCGCTGACCGTGCTGCGAAAGCCGGCCTTTCTGGCCGTGCTGCTCGGCCACGCCGTCAATCAGGCGGGGCATGCCGCGCTCTACAGCTTCGGCACGATCCTGTGGCGGGCCAATGGCTTCTCGGATTTCACCATCGGCATCTTCTGGGCCGTCGGCGTCATCGCCGAAATCATCCTGTTCTCGCAGGCCGGACGGATGTTCCGGGTGGTCTCGCCACTGAAGCTGATGGCCGGCGGCGCGGTGATCGGTTGCCTGCGCTGGCTGTTGTTCTCGCTGGACCTGCCGCTGTTGCCGACGCTGATGCTCCAGATGATGCACGCCGGCTCCTTTGCGCTCGCCCATATCGGCCTGATGCGCTTTCTGCGAGAGGTGGTGCCGACTGAGCGCGCCGCCTCGGCGCAGGGTACTTTCGTCATCTTCAACGGTCTTGCCATGGCGCTCGGCACGGCGCTGGCCGGCCGGCTGGTGCCGACGCTTGGCTCGGATACCTATGTGGTGATGTCAGTTTTCCCGATCCTCGGCCTGATCATCCTGACGGCGGCCGGCGGCGGCGCACGGCGCTTGCCGGCCCACGATGCGACGACGACTGTTACGCCGGCTTGA
- a CDS encoding UDP-2,3-diacylglucosamine diphosphatase, producing MTDANTTRSLRTLFLSDIHLGTRDCQADLLLDFMRVHEAETIYLVGDVIDGWRMRRSWFWTQSHNDVVQKLLRKARKGARVVYIPGNHDEFLRDYLGTHFGGVEVMDRCLHEAADGRRYLVIHGDQFDVVVRHARWLAYLGDWAYEMALWTNTWVNKFRRFVGLPYWSLSAWAKLKVKNAVNFIGAFEDALAHEARRVGADGVICGHIHHATMRDMNGIAYINTGDWVESCTAIAENHDGSLEIIRWTRLEHERQSPLMLSHAEAAE from the coding sequence ATGACGGACGCAAATACTACCCGAAGCCTCAGAACGTTGTTCCTGTCCGACATTCATCTCGGTACGCGCGATTGCCAAGCCGATCTTCTGCTGGATTTTATGCGCGTCCACGAGGCGGAGACGATCTATCTCGTTGGTGATGTCATCGACGGATGGCGGATGCGTCGGTCCTGGTTCTGGACGCAGAGCCACAATGACGTCGTCCAGAAGCTGCTGCGCAAGGCCCGAAAAGGCGCGCGCGTCGTCTACATTCCCGGCAACCACGACGAATTCCTGCGAGACTACCTCGGCACGCATTTCGGCGGCGTCGAGGTGATGGATCGCTGCTTGCACGAGGCGGCCGACGGCCGGCGATATCTGGTCATCCACGGCGACCAGTTCGACGTGGTGGTGCGGCATGCCCGCTGGCTCGCCTATCTTGGCGACTGGGCCTATGAAATGGCGCTGTGGACCAACACCTGGGTCAACAAATTCAGGCGCTTCGTCGGGCTGCCCTATTGGTCGTTGTCGGCCTGGGCCAAGCTCAAGGTGAAGAACGCCGTCAACTTCATCGGCGCCTTCGAGGATGCGTTGGCCCATGAGGCGCGGCGCGTCGGCGCCGACGGCGTCATCTGTGGGCACATCCATCATGCGACCATGCGCGACATGAACGGCATCGCTTACATCAATACCGGCGACTGGGTGGAAAGCTGCACCGCCATCGCCGAGAACCACGACGGCAGCCTCGAGATCATTCGCTGGACGCGTCTTGAACATGAGCGCCAGTCGCCGCTGATGCTGTCGCACGCCGAGGCGGCGGAATGA
- a CDS encoding thiamine phosphate synthase — protein MLDRFYLIIDRAAWLPRLLPLGLKLVQIRTKAPDIETRRREIADSLALCKAAGAVCVVNDHWREAIEFGAEWLHLGQEDLDTADLKAIRAAGIRFGVSTANREELDRALAVDPHHIALGPIWSTISKDDAAPASGPELLTEWKRIAKRPLVAIGGISLDRAPICWGAGADSVAVISDVLSAASPEARLTEWLDTAKAWEARA, from the coding sequence ATGCTCGACCGCTTCTATCTCATCATCGACCGTGCTGCCTGGCTGCCGCGCCTGTTGCCGCTCGGATTGAAGTTGGTACAGATCCGCACCAAAGCGCCGGATATCGAGACGCGGCGGCGGGAAATCGCCGACTCGCTTGCTCTCTGCAAGGCGGCTGGTGCCGTGTGCGTGGTCAACGATCACTGGCGGGAAGCGATCGAGTTCGGCGCCGAGTGGCTACATCTCGGCCAGGAAGATCTCGATACGGCCGACCTCAAGGCTATCAGGGCGGCCGGCATCCGTTTCGGCGTCTCCACCGCCAACAGAGAGGAACTCGACCGGGCGCTCGCCGTCGATCCGCATCACATTGCGTTGGGACCGATCTGGTCGACCATCTCCAAGGACGACGCGGCGCCGGCCAGCGGCCCGGAGCTGCTCACCGAATGGAAGCGTATCGCGAAAAGGCCGCTGGTGGCGATCGGCGGCATCTCGCTCGACCGGGCGCCGATCTGCTGGGGCGCCGGCGCCGACAGCGTGGCCGTGATCTCCGATGTGTTGTCGGCAGCCAGTCCCGAGGCGCGCCTCACCGAGTGGCTCGATACGGCGAAAGCCTGGGAGGCGCGGGCATGA
- the pgl gene encoding 6-phosphogluconolactonase, whose amino-acid sequence MYEFQEFENGAALADALTVEVAGALAHAIRLHGKAALALSGGKTPVRFLEAMSRYRMPWNDVVVTLVDERWVPETNERSNAGLARRHLLKGPLSNIEFVPLYRPVPTPEEAVAEVGKAIDDLPLPFAAVVLGMGDDGHTASFYPGADNLAAANSPDCKAKVMAINAAGAGEPRITLTLPLLLAADEILLHIEGAEKRAAFEKAVAGDDVLEMPVRSLLKSEKLVKVLWCP is encoded by the coding sequence ATGTACGAGTTTCAGGAGTTCGAAAATGGGGCAGCGCTCGCCGATGCGTTGACCGTCGAGGTTGCAGGCGCGCTCGCCCACGCCATCCGCCTGCATGGCAAGGCAGCGCTGGCGTTGTCGGGGGGCAAGACGCCGGTGCGCTTCCTCGAGGCGATGTCGCGCTATCGCATGCCTTGGAACGACGTTGTCGTGACGCTGGTCGACGAGCGCTGGGTGCCGGAGACGAACGAACGCTCCAATGCCGGCCTTGCTCGCCGCCACCTTTTGAAGGGGCCGCTCAGCAACATCGAATTCGTCCCGCTCTATCGGCCGGTGCCGACGCCGGAAGAGGCTGTTGCCGAAGTGGGCAAGGCGATCGACGACCTGCCGCTGCCGTTTGCCGCCGTCGTGCTCGGCATGGGTGATGATGGCCATACGGCCTCGTTCTATCCGGGGGCCGACAATCTTGCCGCTGCCAACTCGCCGGACTGTAAGGCGAAGGTGATGGCGATCAACGCCGCGGGGGCGGGCGAGCCGCGTATTACGCTGACGCTGCCGCTGCTGCTCGCCGCCGATGAGATCCTTCTGCACATCGAGGGCGCCGAAAAGCGCGCCGCCTTCGAGAAGGCAGTGGCTGGCGACGACGTGCTGGAGATGCCGGTGCGCAGTCTCCTGAAGTCGGAAAAGCTGGTGAAGGTTCTTTGGTGCCCGTAA
- a CDS encoding cysteine hydrolase family protein gives MPVTLNELFGRVAKPARLGATPLVLIDCQNDYLAGPLGLSDIEAAVEATGRLLDAARMRGSKVIHVVQRGVAGGLFDLEGWGGAIIDRLAPRAGESIVVKTRPNGFSDTTLLAELGDTGGELIIAGFMTHNCVSSTARAALDLGILPTVASDATATRDLPLSGGIVAAADLQRAELAALADRHAVIVTVAELLEG, from the coding sequence ATGCCAGTCACACTCAATGAACTCTTCGGTCGCGTTGCCAAGCCCGCTCGTCTCGGCGCGACGCCGCTGGTGCTGATTGATTGCCAGAATGACTATCTCGCCGGTCCCCTTGGTCTCTCAGATATTGAGGCCGCAGTGGAAGCAACCGGCCGGCTACTTGATGCTGCGAGGATGCGTGGTTCCAAGGTGATCCACGTTGTCCAGCGCGGGGTAGCCGGCGGGCTGTTCGATCTTGAGGGGTGGGGAGGCGCCATCATCGATCGGCTGGCGCCGCGGGCTGGTGAAAGCATCGTGGTCAAGACGCGTCCGAATGGCTTTTCCGACACCACGCTGCTTGCCGAACTGGGAGACACGGGCGGCGAATTGATCATCGCCGGCTTCATGACGCACAACTGCGTTTCATCGACGGCGCGCGCGGCTCTCGATCTCGGTATCCTGCCGACCGTGGCGTCAGACGCCACCGCGACGCGCGACCTGCCATTGTCCGGGGGAATCGTGGCGGCCGCCGATCTGCAGCGAGCGGAACTCGCGGCTCTCGCCGACCGGCATGCCGTGATTGTTACCGTCGCGGAACTCCTGGAGGGCTAG
- a CDS encoding protein phosphatase CheZ yields the protein MENSRALSPLRESDFEAIEAAVMETEKGRWFLSEYARRHRSADTGLVIDAISRLETIMKRERRPDADRIRLDIGEMKDAIERTKLEIAQIKSDGRSPLSRFDRASNELDAIVEQTEGATSEILGSAEKIQELAWTMREAGVDNAFCDEVENLTTNIYMACSFQDLTGQRTQKVVQVLRYLENRINAMIEIWGMDEEEMQKSSVDRRVAVNAHDHRPDAHLLNGPALAGEGIEQNLVDNLLVEDADADQAALDVVANHALDEMDFARIEAMAGLDQPPAPSMVGADGQIDFDSIPFEEDTSADGAALADSIDFDTIETADDTQETAAELADSISFDAIETTEDTPETAAELADSISFDAIETAPEESDAAGEPTDEALAIASEAVDTAIEALKEVSDTVRKGQDVDDPFARMTKAERQALFS from the coding sequence ATGGAAAATTCGCGAGCCCTATCGCCACTGCGCGAATCTGATTTCGAGGCCATCGAAGCCGCCGTGATGGAAACCGAGAAGGGGCGCTGGTTCCTTTCCGAGTATGCCCGGCGTCATCGTTCGGCTGACACTGGTCTGGTCATCGACGCCATCAGCCGGCTAGAGACCATTATGAAGCGCGAGCGTCGCCCAGACGCCGATCGCATTCGTCTCGATATCGGCGAGATGAAGGACGCCATCGAGCGCACCAAGCTCGAGATCGCCCAGATCAAGAGTGACGGCCGCTCGCCGCTCAGCCGCTTCGACCGCGCTTCCAACGAACTCGACGCCATCGTCGAACAGACCGAGGGGGCAACCTCCGAGATCCTCGGTTCAGCCGAGAAGATCCAGGAGCTTGCCTGGACGATGCGCGAGGCTGGCGTTGATAACGCCTTCTGCGATGAGGTCGAAAACCTCACCACCAACATCTACATGGCCTGCTCGTTCCAGGACCTCACCGGCCAGCGGACCCAGAAGGTCGTGCAGGTGCTCCGCTATCTTGAGAACCGCATCAACGCGATGATCGAGATCTGGGGCATGGACGAGGAAGAGATGCAAAAGTCGTCCGTTGATCGGCGTGTCGCCGTCAACGCCCACGACCATCGTCCCGACGCCCATCTGCTGAACGGCCCGGCGCTGGCTGGCGAGGGCATCGAGCAAAATCTGGTCGACAATCTGTTGGTCGAGGATGCCGACGCCGATCAGGCGGCCCTTGATGTCGTGGCGAACCATGCTCTCGACGAGATGGATTTCGCCCGCATCGAGGCCATGGCCGGTCTCGATCAGCCCCCTGCCCCATCCATGGTGGGTGCCGACGGCCAGATCGACTTCGACTCCATTCCATTTGAGGAAGATACATCGGCGGACGGCGCCGCGCTTGCCGACAGCATCGACTTCGACACGATCGAGACTGCTGACGACACGCAGGAAACGGCGGCCGAGCTTGCCGATAGCATCAGCTTCGACGCCATCGAGACCACCGAGGATACGCCGGAAACGGCGGCTGAGCTTGCCGACAGCATCAGCTTCGACGCCATCGAGACCGCTCCCGAGGAGTCGGATGCAGCCGGAGAGCCGACCGACGAGGCGCTCGCCATCGCCTCGGAAGCCGTCGACACCGCCATCGAGGCGCTCAAGGAAGTTTCGGACACCGTTCGAAAGGGTCAGGACGTCGATGATCCCTTCGCCCGGATGACCAAGGCCGAGCGGCAGGCGCTATTCTCCTGA
- the thiD gene encoding bifunctional hydroxymethylpyrimidine kinase/phosphomethylpyrimidine kinase, with product MTAIAVTIAGSDSGGGAGIQADLKTFSALGVYGASVITALTAQNTRGVTAIHEAPADFVRAEIDAVFSDLAVDAVKIGMLASPELIRIVAAGLRDYGQSRVVLDPVMVATSGDSLLKAEAVATLREELFPLASLITPNLPEAGKLLGRDVGETADDMLAAARELKSLGPKAVLVKGGHGTGAESTDLFLDEQGARWLTAPRHATRNTHGTGCTLSSAIAAGLAKGLDLVAAVSEGKAYVTAAIVAADRLEIGHGHGPVHHFHAWW from the coding sequence ATGACGGCGATCGCGGTGACCATCGCAGGCTCGGATTCCGGCGGTGGCGCCGGAATCCAGGCCGACCTCAAGACATTCTCGGCGCTTGGCGTTTATGGCGCGTCGGTCATCACGGCGCTGACGGCGCAGAACACCCGTGGCGTGACGGCGATCCACGAGGCGCCGGCCGACTTCGTCCGCGCTGAGATCGATGCCGTCTTCTCCGATCTCGCGGTCGATGCGGTGAAGATCGGTATGCTGGCGAGCCCGGAGCTGATCCGCATCGTTGCGGCCGGGCTCCGCGACTATGGCCAAAGCCGCGTCGTCCTCGATCCGGTGATGGTGGCGACCTCGGGCGACAGCCTCTTGAAGGCCGAGGCGGTGGCGACGCTACGCGAGGAGCTGTTCCCGCTGGCGAGCCTCATCACACCCAACCTGCCGGAAGCCGGCAAGCTTCTGGGACGAGACGTGGGCGAGACAGCCGACGATATGCTGGCGGCGGCGCGCGAGCTCAAGTCGCTTGGCCCGAAGGCGGTGCTCGTCAAGGGCGGCCATGGGACAGGCGCCGAAAGCACTGATCTCTTTCTCGACGAGCAGGGCGCCCGCTGGCTGACGGCGCCGCGCCATGCGACGCGCAACACCCACGGTACCGGTTGCACGCTGTCGTCGGCCATTGCCGCCGGTCTCGCCAAGGGGCTTGATCTTGTTGCCGCCGTCAGCGAGGGCAAGGCCTATGTCACCGCGGCCATCGTCGCCGCCGATCGGTTGGAGATCGGCCACGGCCACGGCCCGGTGCACCATTTCCACGCCTGGTGGTGA
- the pgi gene encoding glucose-6-phosphate isomerase, which produces MVAELDPIFKRLEAKKAELADRPMRKLFAEDAGRFDRFSVHLDDLLLDFSKNRLDADAFALLLELAKTAGVAERRDAMFAGAVINTTEKRSVLHTALRNRSNTPVIVDGKDVMPDVNEVLGRIRDFAEGVRSGKIASSTGAKFTDVVNIGIGGSDLGPAMATLALTPYRGNGPRLHYVSNVDGAHISDTLAELDPKTTLFVIASKTFTTSETMTNAGTARDWIKKHLGEAAVGAHFCAVSTALDKVAAFGMDVKRAFGFWDWVGGRYSVWSAIGLPVAIAVGYDNFVAFLAGAHEVDNHFRSAPLEKNIPVILGLLGVWYRNVWGFSTHAVLPYDQRLSRFAAYLQQLDMESNGKGVRTDGTPVPRASGPIVWGEPGTNGQHAFYQLIHQGTDVIPADFLAAAVPHEHVSDHHAKLLSNVLAQTEALMLGKTAEEAAAELKKAGKSDADIAALAPHKAFPGNRPTNTILYRTLDPRTLGRLIAIYEHKVFVQGTIWGVNSYDQWGVELGKELANRLLPVLKGEAEPAASQDVSTKGLVAALKALQKD; this is translated from the coding sequence ATGGTCGCTGAGCTGGATCCTATCTTCAAGCGTCTGGAAGCCAAGAAGGCCGAGCTGGCCGATCGCCCGATGCGCAAGCTGTTTGCCGAGGACGCCGGTCGGTTCGACCGCTTCAGCGTGCACCTCGACGACCTTCTGCTCGACTTCTCGAAGAACCGTCTCGACGCGGACGCCTTCGCCCTGCTGCTCGAGCTCGCCAAGACGGCCGGTGTGGCGGAGCGCCGCGACGCCATGTTCGCCGGTGCCGTCATCAACACCACCGAGAAGCGTTCGGTGCTGCATACGGCGCTGCGCAATCGTTCCAACACGCCGGTCATCGTTGACGGCAAGGACGTCATGCCCGACGTCAACGAGGTGCTCGGCCGCATCCGCGATTTCGCTGAGGGCGTGCGCTCGGGCAAGATCGCCTCGTCGACCGGCGCCAAGTTCACTGACGTCGTCAACATCGGCATCGGCGGCTCCGACCTTGGTCCTGCCATGGCGACGCTGGCGCTGACGCCCTATCGCGGCAATGGTCCGCGTCTCCATTACGTCTCCAACGTCGACGGCGCTCACATCTCCGACACGCTGGCCGAGCTCGATCCCAAGACGACGCTGTTCGTCATCGCGTCGAAGACCTTCACCACCTCCGAGACCATGACCAACGCCGGCACCGCCCGCGACTGGATCAAGAAGCATCTCGGCGAGGCGGCTGTTGGCGCCCACTTCTGTGCCGTATCCACGGCGCTCGACAAGGTGGCCGCCTTCGGCATGGACGTGAAGCGCGCCTTCGGCTTCTGGGACTGGGTCGGCGGTCGCTATTCGGTGTGGTCGGCCATCGGTCTGCCGGTGGCCATCGCCGTCGGTTACGATAACTTCGTGGCCTTCCTGGCCGGCGCCCATGAGGTGGACAACCACTTCCGCAGCGCGCCGCTCGAGAAGAATATTCCGGTGATCCTCGGCCTGCTCGGCGTCTGGTACCGTAACGTCTGGGGCTTCTCGACGCATGCCGTGCTGCCCTACGATCAGCGTCTCAGCCGTTTTGCCGCCTATCTCCAGCAGCTCGATATGGAATCGAACGGCAAGGGCGTGCGCACCGATGGCACGCCGGTGCCGCGTGCCTCGGGTCCCATCGTCTGGGGCGAGCCGGGCACCAATGGCCAGCACGCTTTCTACCAGCTGATCCATCAGGGCACCGACGTCATTCCGGCCGACTTCCTGGCCGCCGCCGTGCCGCACGAGCACGTAAGCGACCACCACGCCAAGCTGCTCTCCAACGTGCTGGCCCAGACCGAGGCGCTCATGCTCGGCAAGACCGCCGAGGAAGCCGCCGCCGAGCTGAAGAAGGCCGGCAAGTCGGATGCCGACATCGCCGCGTTGGCGCCGCACAAGGCCTTCCCGGGTAACCGGCCGACCAACACCATCCTCTACCGGACGCTTGATCCGAGGACGCTTGGCCGCCTGATCGCCATCTACGAGCACAAGGTGTTCGTGCAGGGCACCATCTGGGGCGTCAATTCCTACGACCAGTGGGGCGTCGAGCTTGGCAAGGAACTCGCCAACCGTCTTCTGCCAGTCCTCAAGGGCGAGGCCGAGCCGGCGGCGAGCCAGGACGTCTCGACCAAGGGACTGGTTGCGGCCCTCAAGGCGCTGCAGAAGGATTGA
- a CDS encoding LysR family transcriptional regulator — protein sequence MNAVIRWDDLELISEIVAGGTLSEAARRLGVDQTTAARRLGRIEARLEAALFDRIDRRLRPTPLLRTILPRLTAMAAVAEETDNHLRRLREEAAGSVRVSSVGLVHQVILGPALGSLAAANPDIEIDLMNEDRSVSFEGREADLAVRLGRGPEDNATIRRLGRLAFALYRPKAGANSDAIVAYGREYAEMPEAIALSALRPGARVAARSNHLDILVEAAASVGAEVMLPTLMGDADERFSEVEGTRGTAFRDVYRLAHPERGKAPAVRAVARWIDAEVSRRLER from the coding sequence ATGAACGCCGTTATCCGTTGGGACGACCTGGAGCTGATCAGTGAGATTGTCGCTGGTGGCACCCTGAGCGAGGCGGCCCGCCGCCTGGGCGTCGATCAGACCACGGCCGCTCGCCGTCTCGGCCGCATCGAGGCCCGGCTCGAAGCAGCCCTATTCGATCGGATCGACCGCCGGCTGCGGCCGACCCCGCTTCTCAGAACGATCCTACCGCGGCTGACGGCCATGGCCGCTGTCGCCGAGGAGACCGACAACCATCTGCGCCGGTTACGGGAAGAGGCTGCCGGCAGCGTGCGGGTTTCCAGCGTCGGGCTCGTTCACCAGGTGATCTTGGGTCCAGCGCTCGGCAGCCTTGCCGCCGCCAATCCCGATATCGAAATCGACCTGATGAACGAGGACCGCAGTGTCAGTTTTGAAGGACGAGAAGCCGACCTTGCCGTGCGGTTGGGGCGGGGTCCGGAAGACAACGCGACCATCCGGCGGTTGGGCCGCCTCGCCTTCGCGCTCTATCGGCCAAAGGCAGGCGCCAACTCCGACGCCATCGTCGCCTACGGTCGCGAATATGCCGAGATGCCTGAGGCGATCGCGCTGTCCGCACTTCGGCCGGGCGCCCGTGTCGCCGCCCGCTCCAACCACCTCGACATTCTGGTCGAGGCGGCGGCGTCCGTCGGCGCGGAGGTCATGCTACCAACGCTGATGGGCGACGCTGACGAACGCTTTTCCGAAGTTGAAGGCACACGCGGCACCGCTTTCCGCGACGTCTATCGTCTTGCTCACCCGGAACGCGGCAAGGCACCGGCGGTGCGCGCCGTCGCCCGCTGGATCGACGCGGAGGTGAGCCGCCGGCTTGAAAGATAA
- a CDS encoding YjfB family protein yields MDVAATVATMQQGNTGNDIGTAVLKMALKSDQSAADLMSKAVEQAASAPPPAGMGSYVDLTV; encoded by the coding sequence ATGGACGTTGCAGCGACCGTCGCTACCATGCAGCAGGGCAACACCGGCAACGACATCGGCACGGCGGTGTTGAAGATGGCGCTCAAGTCGGACCAATCGGCAGCCGACCTTATGAGCAAAGCCGTCGAGCAGGCAGCCTCTGCCCCTCCACCGGCGGGCATGGGGAGCTATGTGGACTTGACCGTCTGA